The Chitinimonas arctica region GCGTCTCGCCAATTGGTGGAGTCGTACCAGGAGCTCGAGCAGCAGGTGGGCTCGCTGACCCAGGAGCTGGCGGTCGCCAATGGTGCGCTGCGGCAACAGTTCGAAGAGAAAGCCGCGCTGTCCAGCCGGCTGGAAACCCTGCTGGCGGCGCTGCCGGGCGGCGTGGTCGAACTGGACGACGGCGACGGCGTAGTGACCAGCAACCCGGCTGCGGTGGAGATCTTCGGCCGCGAGCTGATAGGCGTGAACTGGCTGCAAACCGTCGAGCCCATGCTCACGGCCACGGCGGTGATCGATGACTGGACTTTTCTGGCGCCGGACGGCGCGGAGAAGCGTTTGAGCATCGTGGCCAGCCGCTTGCCCAGCGGCGAGCGCATCCTGCTGATTCATGACGTCAGCGAAAGCTGGCGTTTGCGCCGCCAGCTGGAGCAGCACAAGCGCCTTGCGGCCATGGGCGAAATGGCCGCCGGGCTGGCCCACCAGTTGCGCACTCCCCTGGCGACCGCCTTGCTCTATACCGCCAACCTGGCCAAGCCGCAGCTGGGCGAAAGCGACCGGTTGAAGTTCGGCGAAAAATCCCTGGCCCGCCTGCGCTATCTCGAAACCCTGATCCAGAACATGCTGCTCTTCGTGCGCGGCCACCAGGCCGAAATGGAAAGGGTGGATCTGGCGGCCGCCGCGGAAGATGCGTTGCAGACCGTGCAGCCGCAGGATACCGGCCAGACCCGGCGTTGGCGGGTCAGCTTGCCTGAGGGGCCGGCCTGGATCGAGGAAGCCAGCCGCAAGGAGCTGACCGGCGCCCTGATCAACCTGCTGGAAAATGCCATGCAGGCCACCGCCGCGGGCGATGAGATCACGCTGGATCTGGCGCGCGATGGGGTGGCCTGGCGGCTGGTGGTGGCGGACCAGGGCTGCGGTATGAGCGAGCAGGTTCGCGAGCGCCTGTTCGAGCCGTTTTTCACTACCCGCAAGGATGGCACCGGCCTGGGTTTGGCTATCGTACGCAATCTGATTACCGCTTGCGGCGGGGAAATCGACGTCTCATCCGCACCCGGAGAAGGTGCAATCTTCACTATCCTGTTGCCAGCCGCGCATTAGCTCCCTATCTTGGTAGAGTTGAATACCCCTTTCCCCCCAGATTTCGGAAATATGAATACCCATGACTGCCATTGTCGAAATTGACGGCCAGACCGGCCGCTTGTTGCTCTCCGGGCAATTTGACTTCAGTGCCCACCGTGATTTCCGCCAGGCTTGCGACGAAATCCTGGCCAGCGCTGCGGTTCGCGAGGTGCTGGTCGATTTTCAGCAGGTGGACTATCTAGATAGTTCGGCGCTAGGCATGCTGTTGCTGCTGAAAGAAAAAGCGGCGGCGGCGGGCAAGGCGCTCGCCCTGGTAAATTGTCGCGATACGGTGCGACAGGTGTTGGAGATTGCCTGCTTCGGTAAAATTTTCACGATCCGCTGAGAAGCTGAGCGAGACCCACCATGAAAGTCTTGCTCGCCGACGATGCCGAGGTCGTCAGGCTACTGATCGGCCGCTTTGTCGAATCCCTGGGTCATGAGTTGATCCTGGCTTGCGACGGTATCGAGGCGGTCGAACGCTGCATGGCCGAAAAGCCGGACATGGTCCTGATGGACATGCTGATGCCGCGCCTGGACGGGCCGGAAGCAGGACGTCAGATCAAGACGCGCATGGGTGCCCGCTGGGTGCCCATCGTGCTGATCACGGCGGTGGAGGAGGTCAGCAAGCTGGCCGACGCCATGGAGATCGGCGCGGATGACTATCTGCTCAAGCCGGTTAATTTCCGCATTCTCGAAGCCAAGATCAAGGCCATCCAGCGTACGGTCGAGCTGAACCGCAAGGTCCACGAGCAGGCCAATAAGCTGGCCGGCTATTACGACCGCGCGGAAGAAGAAAAACGGGTCGCCCGCCATTTGATGGAACAGCTGGTCAATCGCGAGCGCCTTTCCGATCCGCAATTGCATAGCTGGATCGCACCGGCCGAGAGTTTGTCCGGCGACCTGATCGCGGCGGCGCGTACGCCCGGCCAGGTCTTGCACCTGATGCTGGCCGACGGTATCGGCCACGGCTTGACCGCCGCCCTGAATGTCCTGCCGCTGACCCAGCCTTTCTACGCGATGACCGAACGGGGCTTCGCGCTGGCGGATATCCTGGTCGAAATGCATCGCAAGGTCAGGCAGGTATTGCCGGTAGGGCGTTTTGTGGCGCTGGCCTTTGTCGCGGTGGATTTCGCCAAGCGCAGCATCGAGGTATGGAACGGCGGTATCCCCGAACTCCGTTTGTACGACGGGCGCGGTGGCCTGCAGAAGCGCTGGGCCTCTCGCCATCTGCCGCTGGGCATCCTGTCGGCCGATGCGCTGGAACTGGAGACCGAACGCTTCCAGTTCAGCCAACGCGCCAATCTGGTGCTGTGTTCGGACGGTTTGTTGGAAGCGCGCAACGAAGCCGGCGAAGCCTTCGGTACCGCACGGCTGGCGCTGGCCTGTGCCGGCCAACCGGCCGCCGAGGCGCTGACCCGTACCGTGGAGGCGCTGGCGGACTTCCTGGCCGGTACCCACTGCCATGACGACGTCTCGCTGGCCATCGTCGATCTCGACCCGGATGCCACGCTGCCGCTGCCCGAACCGGCCAATCCCGGCGAGCTGCCGGAGATCGCCGGCGAAGCGCGCTGGCGCTATGCCATCTCGCTCGGGGTGGTCGAACTGAAAAGCCTGCACACCGTGCCGCTGATCATGGGCTTTATCAGCCAGATCAAGCCCTTGGCCCATGCGCACGCCGATATCTTCCTGATCCTGACCGAGCTTTTCGTCAATGCCCTGGACCATGGCCTGCTGGGCCTGTCGTCCGACCTGAAGTGCGATGCGGACGGCATGGAGCACTATCTGCAGGAACGGGCCAAGCGGCTGGCGGCCTTGCGCGAGGGCCGCATCGATATCGAGCTGGCCGGCCATGACCTGGGTGGCCGCACCATGCTGCGGGTACGCGTGTCCGACAGCGGCGCCGGCTTCGACTGGAGCTGGCTGGAAGCGCCGGACACCCATCGTCCCAGCGGACGCGGCATCGCCTTGGTGGCGGCGTTGTGCGCCTCGCTGCGCTTTTTCGGTAACGGCAATGCGGTCGAGGCCTGCTATTTGACCCGGCAGATTCCGTGACGCCGATCGATCCACCTCCCAAGCGCACGCGCGCCTTACACGAAGCCATGGTCATCACGCCCAGCCATAGTGCGGATGTGGTTTTGCCCGTGGCGGACAAGCCGCCGCGCGGACCCGCCGAGCGCCTGGTGATCGTCGGCGCCTCCACCGGCGGGACGGAGGCGCTGAAGCGCTTTCTGATCCCCATGCCGGCCGATTCGGCCCCCATCCTGATCGCCCAGCACATGCCCGAGATGTTCACGGCGCCTTTTGCCGCGCGGCTCGATAGCCTGTGCGCCATGACGGTGAAGGAAGCCGAGCATGGCGAGTTGGTCAAGGCCGGACATGTCTACGTGGCGCCGGGGCATTCGCACCTGTTGCTGGGCGTGGCGAACGGCCGCTATATCTGCGAATTGTCCCGAGCCGAGCCGGTCAATCGGCACCGGCCGTCGGTGGACGTGCTATTCCGCTCGGTAGCCAACCACGCCGGCCGGCATGCGCTGGGGGTGATCCTGACCGGGATGGGGCGCGATGGAGCGCTGGGCATGCTGGAAATGAAGCGGGCCGGGGCTTATAACCTGGCTCAGGATGAAGCCAGTTGCGTCGTATTCGGCATGCCCAAGGAAGCGATCGCCTATGGTGGAGTGGACGAGGTGCTGCCGCTGGACGAGCTGCCCAAGCGCATACTGTCCTGGCTGAAAAACCAGCCGGCCAAGAATGACGGCCTTCCAACCTAAAAGAAACCGCCCATGCCAGCACTGCCGATTCTGATCGTCGAGGACGACAACGACCTGCGCGAAGCGCTTTCCGACACCCTGGAACTGGCTGGCTACCAGGTGCTCAACGCCCCGGACGGGCAATCCGGCCTGGCCATCCTGGCGCGCCACAAGGTCGGCCTGGTGTTGTCCGATGTGCAGATGCAGCCCATGGACGGCGAGACGCTGCTCAAGGCCGTCAAGATCGATTATCCGCATATCCCGGTGGTATTGATGACGGCCTACGGCATGATAGAAAAAGCCGTGGCGGCGCTGCATGCCGGTGCCGCCCACTATCTTCCCAAGCCGTTCGAACCCGATATGCTGCTGGCGACGGTGGCCAAGTACATGCTGCCGGCGGTGGAGGACGATGCCGTGATCGCGGCGGACCCCGGCATGCGCCATTTGCTGGATATGGCACAGCGGGTCGCCCAATCCGACGCGGCGGTCATGATCACCGGCGAGAGCGGCACCGGCAAGGAGGTGCTGGCGCGTTATATCCACCGGCATTCGGCCCGTGCGAGCGGCCCCTTTATCGCCATCAATTGCGCTGCGATACCGGAACAACTGCTGGAGTCCACCCTGTTCGGCCATGAAAAGGGCGCGTTCACCGGTGCGGCCAACCAGCATATCGGCAAGTTCGAACAGGCCGACGGCGGTACCTTGCTACTGGATGAAATCTCCGAGATGCCGCTGGAGTTGCAGGCCAAGCTATTGCGGGTGCTGCAGGAGCGGGAAGTGGAGCGGGTGGGCGGCAGGAAGCCCATCAGCATCGATATCCGGGTACTGTCCACCTCCAACCGCGATATGCCGGCCGAAGTGGAGGAGGGGCGATTCCGCGAGGATCTCTACTACCGCCTGAATGTCTTTCCTTTGATGTTGCCTGCCCTGCGCGAGCGTCCCGACGATATCGTCTCGCTGGCACGCACCATGCTAACCAGACACTCGGCCTCCGGCAAACGGCGGGTGCCCACGATCAGTCCCGCTGCCGCGGCGGTGCTGACCGCCCATCGCTGGGAGGGCAATATCCGCGAGTTGGAGAACGTGATGCAGCGTGCCCTGATCCTGGCGCCCGGCGACGAGATCGAGCCTGCCCACCTGTTCTTGCCGGGAGTACGGCGGCAGGATTTGCCGGTGCCGGCAAGCATTGCCGCCGCCGGGATGCCGTTTGTCGCCGAACGCCAGCCGGCGCAGATAACCGATATCAAGCTGCTGGAGCGCCAGCATATACTGGACACGCTGAAGCTGGCCGGCGGGGTGCGCAAGCTGGCGGCGGAGAAGCTGGGCATGAGTGAGCGGACTTTGCGGTACAAATTGCAACAGTATCGCGAGGAAGGCTGGCAAGAAGAGTAGTTCTGGATGCATGGCCTGCGGTTTGCTTGCTATTGTTCAAGCGAGCCACATACAATTTCTTAGGTAGTTTCGAGGTGCATCATGAGCGTGCAGGGGATAGACAATCTGTTGGGCGAATTGAAGGCCATGTCCGCCAAGGCGGCCGGGCAGAATTCGGCTGCGGATGCCTTGCCGGAAGGCGCCGACTTTGCCTCGGTGCTGAAGTCCTCGCTCGATCAGGTCAACCAGATGCAACTCGATTCGCAGGCCAAGCAGACGGCATTCGAGGCGGGTGATCCGAATGCCAACCTGCAAGACGTGATGGTCTCGCTGCAGAAGGCGAGCTTGTCTTTTCAGACTATGGTGCAGGTTCGTAACAAGCTGGTGTCGGCATACCAGGAAGTTATGAACATGCAGGTGTGATATCGCCTGATATATGGATGATGCGGTCGTAGCGGTAGACAATCGTGACGTACAGCGGGGTGAGCGACCCAATCTCATCCAGTCCTTCAATCAACTCACCACTTTACGCAAAATACTGGTCGCGGCAGGCGCCGTCGCCGTTATCGCGGCCGTTGTCGTAGCCTTCCTGTGGCTGCGCGATCCCGGCTACAAGATCCTGTTCGCCAATGTGTCCGACAAGGACGGCGGGCAGATCGTCCAATCCCTGCAGCAGATGAATATCCCCTACAAGCTCGAATCCGGCGGTGTGATCACCGTGCCGGCCGAGCTGGTGCATGGCGCGCGCCTGCAACTGGCCTCGCAAGGCCTGCCCAAGGGCGGCACCACCGGCTTCGAGCTATTGGACAACCAGAAATTCGGCATCAGCCAGTTCGGCGAGCAGGTCAATTACCAGCGGGCGGTGGAGGGCGAGCTGGCCCGTTCCATCGAATCGCTGTCGGCCGTGGCCACGGCCCGCATCCATCTGGCCATGCCCAAGCAGACGGTGTTCCTGCGCGAACAGCAAAAGCCGACCGCCTCGGTCTTGCTGACCCTGCACCCGGGGCGCGCGCTGGATGGCGCCCAGATCGCCGGCATTATCCACCTGGTATCGAGCAGCGTGCCGGACCTGCCTATCCGCAATGTCACCGTGGTCGATCAGGACGGTAACCTGCTGTCCAATATGCCGGACCTGCTCAACGGTGGGAACGGCTCGCTGAACCAGCGCCAGATGGTCCTGGTACACCAGCAGGAAGCCCTGCTGTCGGAACGTATCCAGAAGATCCTGGAACCCATTGTCGGTACCGACAACGTCAAGGCCGAAGTGACCGTGCAGATGGACTTCTCGGAAGTCGAACAGGCATCCGAGAGCTTCAAGCCCAACTCGCCGCCGAACGCTTCCGCCATCCGCAGCGAACAGACCGCCGAGGGCAACGGCAGCACGCCCACGCCGGCTTCCGGTGTGCCCGGCGCCTTGTCCAACCAACCGCCCGGCGCCGCCAGCGCACCCATCACCCTGCCCAATCCACCGGGCGTGACGGTCAATACCGCGCCGGCCAGCACCGCGCATAAGGAAGCGACCCGCAATTACGAGGTGGATAAGACGGTCGAGCACGTCAAGCAGCAAGTCGGCGTGCTCAAGCGGGTCAATGCCGCCGTGGTGGTCAATTTCAAACGGGTGCAGCAGCGCGACGGCGGGGTCAAGTCGGTTCCGTTGACCCAGCCGGAAATCAACCAGGTCACCAATCTGGTGCAAGAGGCCATCGGCTTCAACAAGGAGCGGGGCGATTCGGTCAAGGTGGTGAATGCCGCCTTTGCCGACCGGGTCCTGGATGTGGCCGGCAAATCCTTCCTGGAGAAGCTGACCGAGTACCTGATCGCCCACACCGCCGATATCATCAAGGTGATTCTGATCGCGCTGGTGCTGGTCTACCTGATGTTCGGCGTGGTGCGACCCATCCTGCGCGATGTGATCAGGCCCAAGCAGGACAAGGGCGCCATGGGCGGCGAAGAAGGCGGCGTGGCCTTGACCGCCGAGGAATTGGCCCAGTCCGAAGTCGAAGCCGAAGTGGTGGCGGAAGCCGAGGCCGGCATGCAACTGGCGGCCTTCAGCGAACTGCTGCAGCGGGCCAAGGAAATGGCCAAGGAAGATCCCCGGATGGTCGCCACCATTATCCGCGAATGGCTGACCGCCGATCCGGGTAGCCAAAAGACGAATTAAGCTTGCGCGGACTGCATACCGTAATGCCCTCTAGGAGTTTGCATGGCCAGCAATGATGACGCCATCCGCCGCAGTGCCATTTTGCTGCTGAGCCTGGGAGAAGAGGCGGCGGTCGAGGTGTTCAAGTACCTCGGCCCCAAGGAAGTGCAGAAAATCGGTATGGCCATGGCGAGCATGGACAACGTGACCCGCGAGCAGGTCGAGGACGTGGTCGGCGAATTCCTCGGTTCCACCATGAACCGGGCCAATTTCGGCGCGGCGGACGAATACATCCGCTCGGTCCTGACCAAGGCGCTGGGGTCGGACAAGGCTGCCAACCTGCTCGATCGCATCCTGCAAGGCGGCGACAACACCGGCATCGAATCGCTCAAGTGGATGGACTCGGTGGGGGTGGCCGAGCTGATCAAGAACGAACACCCGCAGATCATCGCCACCATCCTGGTCCATCTGGAACCCGACCAGGTATCCGAAGTGCTCAATCAGTTCGTCGAGCGGCTGCGCAATGATGTGCTGCTGCGGATTGCCACGCTGGAAGGCGTGCAGCCTACCGCCCTGCGCGAGTTGAACGATGTGCTGACCCAGCTGCTGTCCGGCGCCGACCGGGTCAAGAAGTCCGCCATGGGCGGCGAAGGCATGGCGGCCGAAATTCTCAACTTCATGGGCGGCGTGGTCGAGGCATCGGCCATCAATGCCATCCGCGAATACGATCCGGAACTGGCGCAGCGCATCCAGGACAAGATGTTCACCTTCGAGAACCTGGTGGACGTGGACGACCGCGGCATCCAGCTATTGCTGCGCGAGATTTCGTCCGATTCGCTGATCACCGCCATGAAGGGCACCAGCGAAATTCTGCGCAACAAGATCTTCAAGAATATGTCGCAACGGGCTGCCGAAATGCTGCGCGACGACTTCGAAGCCAAGGGCGCGGTCAAGGTGTCTGACGTCGAAGCGGAGCAGCGCGAAATCCTCAAGGTCGTGCGCCGCCTGGCCGACGAAGGCCAGATCGCCATCGCCAAGGGCGGTAGCGAAGGCTTCGTCGAATAGGATGATTAAGCGATGAAAGCGTGGGGCAGCAAAAAAATCATCCGCCGCGAGGACCTGCCACCCCTTCAATCGTGGCATGTCGATCAATTCAGCGGCGCCTCGGTGCAGCGGCCCAATTTTATCGTGCCGGAACCCGTGCGCGCGGAGGACCCGTCGGCCGAAGCGGCCGGCATTGCCGATGAGGCTGGCGACGCCGTAGTCGAAGCCGCACCGGATGAAGCCGCCCTGGCGGCGCAGGCCGCCGCCCACGCCGAGCAGGAGCGGGGGCGCTTACAGGATGAAGCCCGCGAAACGGGCTACCAAAGCGGCTACGAGGATGGCCAACAGGCCGGCCAGGTAGCCGGCGAGGCCGCCGGCCGCGAAAGCGGTTATGCCGCCGGTTTCGAAGCCGGCCAGTTGCAGGGCCGGCAGTCGGCCGATGCCGAGGTGGCCAGATTCCAGCAGCTATGCGCAGGCTTGGCGGAAGCCGTCGCTGCCTATGAAGAGCAGTTGTCCAAACCCATTCTCGATATCGCCGTCGCGGTCGCGCGCCAAGTCCTGCGCAGCAGCCTTGCCGTCGCGCCGGAGCGCATCCTGGCGGTCATTCGCGAAGCCATCGCCAGCTCGTCGGAACTGCAGGGTCCCTTGCGGCTGGAACTGCATCCCGACGATATGAGCCTGGTCCGCACCCTGGTGGCCGACGATGCCGCTGCGATGCATTGGCGCTTTGAAGCGCAGCCGGATATGGAAAGAGGCGGGTGCCGCATCAGCACCGCCAGTGTCGAATTGGACCTGACGCTACCCACTCGCTGGCGGAGGGTAGTCCACGCCCTGGGGAGCAACGAACCATGGGCGGCAGAAGATGACGACCCCGACGCCTGAACCCGAAGCACTCTCCCGGTGGCGCCGCTATGCCGCCGACTGCCTGGAAGTGGTGCACGAAACGCGGCCCTGGCTGCCGCGCGGGCGGCTCACCCGGGTGGCCGGGCTGGTGCTGGAAGCGGTCGGCATCAAGCTGCCGGTGGGCGCCAGCTGCCATATCGTGTTGCCGTCCGGCCACAGTGTCGAAGCCGAAGTGGTGGGATTCAACGGCGACAAATTGTTCCTGATGCCGGTGGCCGAGGTGTATGGCCTGGAGCCCGGTGCCCAGGTGGTGGCGTATGAAGATGTCGTCAACCGCATGCCCTACTTTCGGCAGAGCCAGACACCGCGCCGCCGGGTCGAGGACCGGGGCCGGCAGGCCGCGGTGGGACCGCATCTGCTGGGCCGGGTGCTGGATGGCTTGGGGCGGCCCCTGGACAAGCTGGGCCACCTGCAGGTCGAAGCCCACGTGCCCTTGTTCGCCCGTTCCTTCAATCCGCTCGACCGGGTCCAGGTGCACGATGTGCTCGATGTCGGCGTACGGGCCATCAATGCCATGCTGACCGTGGGGCGGGGCCAGCGGCTGGGGCTGTTTTCCGGCTCCGGCATCGGCAAGAGCGTGCTGCTCGGCATGATGGCGCGCTATACCACCGCCGATGTCGTGGTGGTGGGCCTGATCGGCGAGCGGGGGCGCGAGGTCAAGGATTTCATCGAGAACATTCTCGGCAAGGAGGGGCTGAAACGCTCGGTCGTGGTGGCCGCGCCGGCCGATACGCCGCCGCTGTTGCGCCTGCATGGCGCCGCCTACGCCACTGCCATTGCCGAGTATTTTCGCGATCAGGGCGCGGACGTGTTGCTGATCATGGATTCGCTTACCCGCTACGCCATGGCGCAACGCGAGATCGCCCTTGCGATCGGCGAACCGCCCGCCACCAAGGGCTATCCCCCCTCGGTTTTCGCAAAGCTGCCCGCGCTGGTCGAGCGCGCCGGCAACGGCCATGCCGGCAGCGGCTCCATCACCGCTTTCTATACCGTGCTGAGCGAGGGCGATGACCAGCAGGACCCGATTGCCGACAATGCCCGCGCCATTCTCGACGGCCATATCGTGCTGAACCGGCAGCTGGCCGATGCCGGCCACTATCCCGCCATCGATATCGAACAGTCGATCAGCCGGGTGATGACCGACATCATCGATCCTGCCGAGTACGAGCTGGTGCGGCGTTTCAAGCAGCTATACTCCCGCTATCAGCGCAGCCGCGACCTGATCAATGTGGGCGCCTACGTGCGTGGTTCCGATCCGCTCCTGGACGAAGCCATCGTGCGCATGCCGGCAATGGAAGCATTTTTGCAACAAGCCATCCACGAACGTGAAAGCTATGCCGGCGCCAGGATGCGGCTGGCCGCCTTATTCTCGTAACCAGCAAAGGCGCGGGTTTCGTGGCTAAAGCCTTCCAATTCGATTTTTTGCTCAAGCTTGCCATCGACAAGCGCGAAGATGCCGCGCGCGCCATCAGTGCGGCCCTGCACAAGCTGGAGCAGGCGCGCGAGCGCGCCCGCCAGATCGACCAGTACCGCGAGGAATACCGCCGCCGCCTCGGCGATACCGCCAGTCGCGGTATGCGTATGCAGCAATGGAACGATTTCCAGCTGTTCCTGGCCAAGCTGGACCAGGCGGTGGAGCAGCAAGCCCATGAGCAAGTGCGCTGCGAAACGTTGCTGGAGACGCGTAAACAGGCTTGGCTGGAATGTGAGCGGGAAGTCAAAGCCTACGAAACCCTGCAGGATAGGCACGAGGCTAGGGAGGGACAGCGTGAGGCGAAGCTGGAGCAGAAGCAGACGGATGAGTGGGCTGCTATTTTGCAGCGGCGGCGGGATGAGCAGGCTGGTTAATGTCCCAAATCGAGCGAGTTGCACCTACGGTTGATTTGGTCTTCGTTTAGCGCGCTTCAATCGTATGGGCCTCAATACCTACCTTGAGGCGTAAACTTATCGCCCCAAAGATGGCCGCTAGGCTGTCCATGCTTGGGTTGCCTTTGGGCGAGAGCATGCGATGAAGGCTTTTGCTCGGTTTGTGGGTCAACTCGGCAAGTTGCTCGAAACCCCCGGTGGCGTTTACCAAGTCCCGCAGGATGAGGCGCGCAACGTCCGGTTCGCCATTCAGGAATGCGGTAGCGGCCTCATCTAGCATCGCCTTGGCAAACGCGGGATCTCGGTCGACGCGTTCGACAATAGTGTGTTTGAAATCTCTGGTTAGAGTCATGTCAATTTCCTTTCCGTTTACCTTGTTTGGCAACTTGGCGTGCCTTTTTTCGGGCCTTGTACTCGGCGTGCAAAGCTTTGGCTTGGTCGATATCTCTTTGCTGCCGTTGCTTAGTTCCCCCACCGAAAAAGATGATGAGCGTGTCGCCATCCTTAGCAAGATAGATACGGTAGCCTGGACCCCAGTCGATTATGTATTCACCAATTCCGTCGAACCACTTCACGCTGGATGTGTTGCCAAGCACCAACCTGACTTTGGCCGCCGCTACCTTGGCGGCGGCGTGTGCATCCAGAGCGTCGAACCATCTTTTGTAGGGGTTCGTGCCATCTTCGCGAAGATATTCTTCAATCGTGACTTCAGAATTATCATGGTAACACATATGTTACCCTCGATTGTGAGAGCGTGACGTCTCTCGGAGTACCAGATCGACCTTTCGTTCAAGCTGGCTTCGGGAAATTGCATGGAACCAGCCCTGCGGTGGGCGAGTTGCGTCAAGCGACTCCCGTAACCTTTCTGGCACTATCCTTGCTAGCACTGATGTTGACCCCGAGAGGGAACGCTTCAGCAAGGGACATCAATATGCCAACCGCCAACACCAGCACTAACGCACTAGCCAATCTTGCCGCAAGGCCGGTCAAACCCTCCGGCAATCTGCGCGGGGAAGCGATGGATGGGCAGCTGTTCGGGGATACCCTCAAACAGCAGATCCAGGCACACCAGACCACCCAGATGGCGCGCGACAGCAAGGTGTTGCGGCCGGTGGCGCCGGCACGGCCCGCCGAGCCGCAGCATGAAGTCGCCAAGGTGCCGGACAAGCCCGCCCAGGCCACGCCGGCGCCGGCCAGTCCCGAGCAGTCGGCCAATGCCGCCGAAGGCACGCCGGACGTGGACGTGAGCGACCCCAAGCGCGGTTGCGGCAAATCCACCGCCAATGACACAAAGAGCG contains the following coding sequences:
- the fliH gene encoding flagellar assembly protein FliH; translated protein: MKAWGSKKIIRREDLPPLQSWHVDQFSGASVQRPNFIVPEPVRAEDPSAEAAGIADEAGDAVVEAAPDEAALAAQAAAHAEQERGRLQDEARETGYQSGYEDGQQAGQVAGEAAGRESGYAAGFEAGQLQGRQSADAEVARFQQLCAGLAEAVAAYEEQLSKPILDIAVAVARQVLRSSLAVAPERILAVIREAIASSSELQGPLRLELHPDDMSLVRTLVADDAAAMHWRFEAQPDMERGGCRISTASVELDLTLPTRWRRVVHALGSNEPWAAEDDDPDA
- the fliI gene encoding flagellar protein export ATPase FliI, yielding MTTPTPEPEALSRWRRYAADCLEVVHETRPWLPRGRLTRVAGLVLEAVGIKLPVGASCHIVLPSGHSVEAEVVGFNGDKLFLMPVAEVYGLEPGAQVVAYEDVVNRMPYFRQSQTPRRRVEDRGRQAAVGPHLLGRVLDGLGRPLDKLGHLQVEAHVPLFARSFNPLDRVQVHDVLDVGVRAINAMLTVGRGQRLGLFSGSGIGKSVLLGMMARYTTADVVVVGLIGERGREVKDFIENILGKEGLKRSVVVAAPADTPPLLRLHGAAYATAIAEYFRDQGADVLLIMDSLTRYAMAQREIALAIGEPPATKGYPPSVFAKLPALVERAGNGHAGSGSITAFYTVLSEGDDQQDPIADNARAILDGHIVLNRQLADAGHYPAIDIEQSISRVMTDIIDPAEYELVRRFKQLYSRYQRSRDLINVGAYVRGSDPLLDEAIVRMPAMEAFLQQAIHERESYAGARMRLAALFS
- the fliJ gene encoding flagellar export protein FliJ, with translation MAKAFQFDFLLKLAIDKREDAARAISAALHKLEQARERARQIDQYREEYRRRLGDTASRGMRMQQWNDFQLFLAKLDQAVEQQAHEQVRCETLLETRKQAWLECEREVKAYETLQDRHEAREGQREAKLEQKQTDEWAAILQRRRDEQAG
- a CDS encoding helix-turn-helix domain-containing transcriptional regulator, whose product is MTLTRDFKHTIVERVDRDPAFAKAMLDEAATAFLNGEPDVARLILRDLVNATGGFEQLAELTHKPSKSLHRMLSPKGNPSMDSLAAIFGAISLRLKVGIEAHTIEAR
- a CDS encoding type II toxin-antitoxin system RelE/ParE family toxin, with the protein product MCYHDNSEVTIEEYLREDGTNPYKRWFDALDAHAAAKVAAAKVRLVLGNTSSVKWFDGIGEYIIDWGPGYRIYLAKDGDTLIIFFGGGTKQRQQRDIDQAKALHAEYKARKKARQVAKQGKRKGN